The DNA segment ATTATTCTGGTTATTAATACCAGCATGAAGATTTGGTTGATTTGACAGCACTCACAATACTTGCAAATATATCTGGAAAAAAATGTTAGTctggttattataacaaattcAGAAACTTGGCGAAGTAGAAAGCCTTAGCAGCTCTTttaatataattacagaaatattatTCCAGTCTTTATAAGCGGTTTGAAGATAATGCGTCCATATCGCATTCCTGCTATGCTGCTTTATCGGTGTGAGTATTCAACGTCACGCAACCTTTTTACTGcgttagtatttattctatagcCTATAAACTTATAcagttaaaaatatatagtaagtGATGTCAAATTAATTTCTGTCTTGCTACATACATCCTTCagcaaatgttttaaattaattaacgtTCACAACAGCAATATATTCCTTTGTACACACTATGTTCAGCGTTCGTTTAAAAActgtaaaataataaatcattttttctatgaaaaattgaattatgccttctgaattttcttggagCTTGACTTTCTTCACTGTGACATTTAATCctgatttttaaaacatttagtacatgttccaaataaatgttgacttACTGTACTTTGTTACATTGGTGACGTGTAGTAATTTTTGCTAAATTGGTGACTTTCCGACGCTGGAATATTTCTTTTGGAAATATtccctaaaaatattttttatagcatAACTATGCTACAGAAAGTATGTTTTGTACCTATATTGACTACATTTTGTTTCGCTTGAACTTCGTGTGGGTATATTTcatgttttcaatattatcaatcctatgagtgtctatgtgtctgtgtgtatgtgtgtgtgtctccgcgTTCGTTACGACTATGGTAaactatagtaaaggacattttacacCGTTTTAATGATTTCTCATCTAATGAAGTAGCTATCCTTATCATAGATAATCCCCATGAAAATCGTGATATTCTCATTCGTGCTCGAGATAACAAACTTAAACGTGTTTCAGAGACTCATCTCTCTTATGATGCTCTCCAGTATCCTCTTATtctgtggaatggacaagatgggtATCAATTCAATATTCCACAGATATAATCTGCAACAGGAGAaccaattacaaacaaaaaggtgtcgtcaaatgacttctattcttacAAAGTGGTGTTAagaccagaacaatcaaatcaattacacatgTATCGTGATCTATTTCAGCAATACCTGGTTGATATATATGCTAAAGTTGAGAGGAGTCAACGTTTCCTCTATattcttaaaaatgaaaaaaaagttaagGGATAAAAATTATGTTCATCTTCAAGATGCTCTGAGGATAGATGGTGATATTATAATCCTCCCATCACCATTCACAGGTGGTCCTCGATATATGCCCAAACGAACACAAGATGCTATGACATATGTCTAGACATATGGAGAACAAGATCTTTTTGTCACTTTCACCTGCAATCTTAAACAGGAAGAAATAAAATCTAACCTTCTTCCAGTGTTGCATCTTCTGGTATTGCAGCAACCCTCCTGAATGGGGGTAGAACTGCTCATTCCATGTTCAAGCTCCCTCTAAACCTTGCAAACGAAAGAATCTCAATGTGCAACATTCCCAAAACCTCTGCAGTAGCAACACTTCTCCAACAAGTTTGCCTCATTGTTTGGGATGAGTTCAGTGTCACATCGTGGAGCTCCAAGACACCGTATCCtccaagacattaaaaaaaaacaatagcacgCTCATGGGAGGAGTAACAGTTCTTCTCGCAGGACATTTTCGTCAAACGTCGCCAGTTATCCTCAAAGGATCAAAAGCTGATGAAGTCAATGCATGCTTCAAAAAATCGTACATTAGGAGACatggaaaaacttcatcttacACGCAACATCAGAGTACTTCTACAAAGTGATCGTACAAGCTTCTTAAGATTGGTAATGGGTTATTAACATTCAACTCAAGAGCTCAGCTACATGAAATTACATGCCGTCAAATGATACTTTTTCTTTGGAATCTATGGATAAAGTATTTCCTAATTTACCTATCAATTACTCTGATGTAAactggctgtgtgaaagagctaTACTTGCTCCAGCTAATGAAATGGTTGATAAACTCAATCATGAATTTCTTCAAAAGTTAACAGGTACATCAGAAATGACTTTCGATCAGTTGACAACAGTTGATCAAGATCAGGTTGTTCAATACCATGTAATCATGAAACCCACAGGGATGCCACCGCATAACTTGACACTAAAACTGGGTGCTCCCGTTATGCTGCGTAGGAATCTTGACCTATCTCACCTGTGTAATGGAACTCGCTTAATTGTTACTGCCATGACGCCATATGTGCTACAGGCAACAATCATAACAGGTGGTCACAAAGGAGAAAATTCATTATTCCAAAAACACCTCTCATACTTACAGATGTCCCATTTGAATTTAAGATgcttcagtttccagtcaaactaagtttgggtatttcaattaacaaatctcagagTCAGTCCCTTAATCTATTTGCACTTGATCTCTCTACTACATGCTTCTCCCACGGCCAACTCTATGTTGCTTGCTCGTGAGTtggaagcagcaacaatttaGTCATTTCAACACCAACAAGAAATTACACAATGAATACTGTTTATCCTGAGGTGCTTCACGATTTTCAGTTCtaaattctattatcattacaatttggatattttaaaataaaatatagatattttgaaataattatgagaatatatctttatatttattgtttactaatctgaataagaacagcAGTAAACTGGGCAACGTCGGGTCATTCAGCTAGTAAGTAAATATTACAGCTTACtccgaaggcggcgagcaggcaaagtcgttagcacgccgggaaaaatgtttaacagcatttcgtccgtctttacgttctgagttcaaattccgccgaggccgactttgctttttattcgttttggagtcgataaaataagtgccagttgtgcattggggtccgatgtaatcgacttacaccgtCTCCCAGAATCAaatgccataatttgaaaccaatattacagttTAATACCTACCAAAAGGCCGAAACAAACAATTTATAAATGACTCCTCGGATACTTGTACTGTAAAAATTATAACTTATTTATCACATTTTTCTGATGCACTGAACGGTTTAATGATACAGGCATATTACAAATTTTCTGTCTGATTATCTCTTTTGCACATACTAGTAAATTCCTAGAAGATAAGTACCACATTGTTAACTTATTCACTACCAAATCTCCACGACGTACCATTGTTTATTCGCTtgaaacattttataaaattGGAAACATTCTCCCACTCCTTCAactataataatcctttgtactgtaagcacaaagcctgaaatttgggggcaggggGCTAGTCGACTCCATCGACTcctagtgctcaagtggtacttacgtcatcgattccgaaagaaagaaaggcaaagtcgacctcggcagaattttgacTGAGAACGTAACGTCAGCTAAACTGTCCGGCgagctaaagattctgtcagctcaccgcctgcCTTTAAactgataatattggtttcaaatttggtacaagaccagcaatttcggagaagggagtcagtcaattacatcgactcccagtactcaactgctacttatattatcgaccccgaaaggatgaaaggtaaagtcaacctcggagaaatttgaacacagaaagtaaagacggacaaaatggtgctgaacacttcgcccggcgtgctagttAATCAGGTGGGCAGCGGGGTTGAAAAcgaaaagttttaaaaagaatgatttttaaaaacttttcaaggAAAACTATATGGATTGTTAACAGTACATATGTAATCCAAGAAGATATCAGGACAGTCACTTGACGtgagagaaatagcagccaaattctcttcaaatcacacccaagTATCTTAAATCAGTAGAGAAGACAttgaactatctatctatctatctatctatctatctatctatctatctatctatctatctatctatctatctatctttctatctatctatctatctatctatctatctatctatctatctatctatctatctccatccttcttccctctctctctctttctatctctctatatatctataaaaacataaacacagactcCCGTACGTGCattgcaaacatgcacacacacacacacgtacacacacacgcacgcgcacacacacacacacacacacacacacacacacacacacacacgtagacacgcacacacacacgttgcctgatttggctgtcatttccaAGCGAGCATGATTTTGTTGCATGTACCACACTATCGTTAGATGTTTTAGGTCCCTGTGTAGTCGTAAGTAGACATAGACACCCTATCAGACCTCTCAACCTTTGACAAAGTGGAACGTGGGGATGTGACtgctaaaaggaaagaaagggcaATATCAGCACTAGATTGGTACTCATTTTTAGCAGAGCAGAATGAAAGATGTGCCTTGTTCAAGGATACATTACACCGCCCGTCTAGGAACCGAACCCACAACCTTTTCACCGTAAGTTCACTAGTAAGCAAGGTGCCTccacatatgcgcgcgcgcacacacacactctcacacatcccccttacacacacacacactcctctccccatttgtatacgtacatacatttatacacaaagacgAGATAATGTACATATTGCATAAACAAGGGgaaaaccggtgtttaccataACATCGGAGAGGAAGATACCTTTGAAGAAATCAAAGAAGGCATATCTTTCGTGGAAGGAACTTTGCTGATGCAAAGATATGGCGTGGTATTTGAgtgccttgttgttgttgctttttgttgtagttgtatgcgagtgtgtgtatgtgtgtgtttgtgtgtgtgcatgtttgcttgtgtgtctttCTTAAGATGCAATCTTAAAATGAATGGGGGGTGGGGACAGTTCTTTCAAATAATGTAATGGAAAAACGTAACAATCGCACAAAAATACATCACAAATTGACATAATTTTTATCACATAATTCCGTAGTCATCCAGATAGTAATCTTGACAGATATGAATTGTTGCGATAATTAAATTCCTACGTTACGAAAATAGTAATACGATGTGACCTAATAAATGTAACAGAAGTTGAAGATTTTCTATCAGCAGGGATTACCCATGTAATTagttgtaaaaaaagaaaaaaagcttccTTTGGAGGCGTTTAAAActaaaaacaagtaaaggagataACTTTCATAAGATCAATTGACTGAAACCTTTAAACAATATAGACAAGAGTTGACAAACTTTTTTCGCTCCCCCACTTTGCTTTTACCAACACTCTTTTAAGGCCCCATACCATGCTACGATTCAATGAAGTTAAATATACTCCAATCAAAAAAATTACTACCGACGAGCTGATCACGATTAAAAGACTTTTACACATGagtcattttataaatataatatggagTATCAAAACAAGAACAATATTTCCGCCatcaatattagtttcaaatttatgcgtgtgtgaatgcttgaaaaagaaaatataaattgtgATTAATTACTTTAGTGTCCCAAGAATCTTCGTGGTTATTCTGACGTGGGCCGTAAACCAGTTAAATGCTACTGGGTTCTATGTTTGGCTACgcataacatttttttctctctctgtgctgCTAAATATCTATTCTGGGTAGCACACAACTAATAAAGTATATgttatttgttattctgggtagaGAATAAGCAAACaacagaaatagaaacaaaacaaacaacagcagcagcaacagcaacagcaacaacaacaacggaattagaatatgaaataataattgtattcACTGTAGCAACATTGTGAAATAATtcgtgtttgtttatttctcgTAATGGAAAAACAATTGAACTTCCTTATTTACTACACGTATTTTCATTAGACACATGACTAAAGCTTCGTCTTTTGGAGGATGGGGTAAAGTTTAATCTATATAATCGGTATCAGAGACAAATGCTTGATTTATTGACCTTTGAGGTAGGAAAGGCAAAAAGCAATCAAAATTTGAATCCGAAAGGACGGAAGACTAAATGTTCCGATGTGTTTAAGGTAGGTACCCAAATAGATCGACTACCGTCATCGATTTCGTGTCGCAGCTGTTAATGTTGATCCCCTTTAACTCGGCACATAATTTAGTGAAATCAAAACagtgtattattaatatttatgaatTTCATCTCGGATGGATTCAAAGTCAATATCCACCCTGGTGGAATTGAATTGCGGAACTAAAAATACAACCTTCAGTAGTTGAAGGTATTTAGTACTTCATTGCAACCATTTCTGTGAAATCTGGCAAtagaacaagtaaaataaatttgttttgattAATTGCAAAtgcaaattttgtgggagggcgGTGATATATGATTTAACCAACTCCAGTATgttactgtacttattttatggatatCAAAGGTGTTTGTAGTTTGACTCGAGCAAGAAGAAACATTTATGATTCGTTTTACttatgatttgttttattttatatcgcAATTGGCGGACATTTTAACGATGTTTGATATAATTAATGATGAGAGAATTACTATAGGATGTTAGGCGGCTTATATTTAATAATCTGAAACCCTGTTAGAAATTgtcataatattaatttcaaattatggTACAAAATCAGCAAGGTTGTAGGGGGggggggagtaagtcgattacatcgactccagtactcaagtgatacttattttattgactccgaaaggatgaaaggcaagatcggcctcggctgaatttgaacacaaaacgtaaaggcaagcgaaataccacaaagcattttgccaagcgtactaacgattctgccagctcaccgtgttAAAGATTAtcatatgtttcaaattttggcacaaggccagcaatttcgtttCCTTCGACctcagcgttcaactggtacttattttatcgattctgaaaggatgagaggcaaagtcgatcccggcagcatttaaactcagaacctaaacaaagtactaggcttacaaaaaaaaaaaaaggcctggggtcgatttcttcgactaaaaccctttaaggcagtgctccaacaaggccgtagtcaaatgactgaaacaagtaaaagaataaaa comes from the Octopus sinensis linkage group LG11, ASM634580v1, whole genome shotgun sequence genome and includes:
- the LOC115217675 gene encoding uncharacterized protein LOC115217675, with protein sequence MPSNDTFSLESMDKVFPNLPINYSDVNWLCERAILAPANEMVDKLNHEFLQKLTGTSEMTFDQLTTVDQDQVVQYHVIMKPTGMPPHNLTLKLGAPVMLRRNLDLSHLCNGTRLIVTAMTPYVLQATIITGGHKGENSLFQKHLSYLQMSHLNLRCFSFQSN